One genomic window of Nicotiana sylvestris chromosome 10, ASM39365v2, whole genome shotgun sequence includes the following:
- the LOC104227541 gene encoding pyruvate dehydrogenase E1 component subunit beta-1, mitochondrial-like encodes MSGIISRKLASRGISAFNINQFLRESRVFTSRTYSSTAKEMTVRDALNSALDEEMSADPKVFIMGEEVGEYQGAYKISKGLLDKYGPERVLDTPITEAGFAGIGVGAAYHGLKPIIEFMTFNFSMQAIDHIINSAAKSNYMSAGQISVPIVFRGPNGAAAGVGAQHSQCYAAWFGACPGLKVLAPYSSEDARGLLKAAIRDPDPIVFLENELLYGESFPVSAESLDSSFCLPIGKAKIELEGKDVTITAFSKMVGSALKAAEILAKEGISAEVVNLRSIRPLDRSTINASVRKTNRLVTVEEGFPQHGVGAEICASVVEESFEYLDAPVERISGADVPMPYAANLERMAVPQVEDIVRAAKRACYRSAQKSVPMAATA; translated from the exons ATGTCTGGAATTATAAGTCGAAAATTGGCCAGCAGAGGCATTTCTGCTTTC AATATAAACCAGTTCTTACGGGAAAGCAGGGTATTTACATCTAGAACTTACTCTTCCACTGCTAAAGAg ATGACAGTGCGCGACGCTCTAAATTCTGCTCTTGATGAAGAAATGTCTGCAGATCCTAAGGTCTTTATAATGGGGGAAGAG GTTGGTGAGTACCAGGGAGCCTACAAG ATTTCAAAGGGGCTTTTGGATAAATATGGTCCGGAAAGAGTTCTTGATACACCGATCACTGAG GCTGGATTTGCTGGAATTGGAGTTGGTGCCGCTTACCATGGACTGAAGCCTATAATAGAATTCATGACATTTAACTTCTCCATGCAG GCAATCGACCATATTATTAATTCTGCCGCAAAATCCAATTACATGTCTGCTGGTCAGATATCAGTGCCAATTGTTTTCAGAGGTCCTAATGGTGCTGCAGCTGGAGTTGGTGCCCAGCATTCTCAG TGCTATGCAGCATGGTTTGGTGCATGTCCAGGATTAAAGGTGCTTGCTCCATACTCTTCTGAAGATGCTCGTGGCCTGCTCAAAGCTGCTATCAGGGATCCAGATCCTATTGTTTTTCTGGAAAATGAGTTGCT ATATGGTGAGTCTTTCCCTGTTTCAGCTGAATCTCTTGATTCTAGTTTCTGTCTTCCCATTGGAAAAGCCAAG ATAGAACTTGAAGGAAAAGATGTGACAATTACTGCTTTCTCAAAGATGGTCGGCTCTGCTCTTAAG GCTGCTGAAATTCTTGCGAAGGAAGGAATTAGTGCTGAG GTTGTAAATCTACGCTCAATCCGACCGCTTGATAGATCCACAATTAATGCATCTGTCAGGAAAACCAACAGACTTGTAACTGTGGAAGAAGGGTTTCCACAACATGGTGTTGGCGCAGAGATCTG TGCATCTGTGGTTGAAGAAAGCTTTGAGTATCTTGATGCACCAGTTGAGAGGATTTCAGGGGCTGATGTTCCTATGCCATATGCAGCAAATCTCGAAAGGATGGCTGTTCCACAG GTTGAAGACATTGTTCGAGCAGCAAAGAGGGCATGTTATCGATCAGCACAAAAATCAGTTCCTATGGCCGCAACTGCTTAG